Proteins from one Thermobifida alba genomic window:
- a CDS encoding GntR family transcriptional regulator, with product MARKKDSRPRHQQIAAELRAAIMSGVLAPGQRLPTTQELASRYQVTGQTVQRTLKVLKEEGFIVGRAGVGVYVRDETPLTLQPASYFPPAGEQQPYRWISEAERRSQRGSTRLVTVGEAVPPPEVARELGIEAGQRAALRHQVLLLDDEPAELVWNYFPMEIARGTPLLERKKIRGGSPRLLADLGYPAREHVDRVSARLATTEEFEALELPDDVPVLRTLRTVYTDRARPVEVSILIKGAHRYELLYRDVIG from the coding sequence GTGGCGCGTAAGAAGGACTCCCGTCCCCGACACCAGCAGATCGCGGCCGAACTCCGCGCCGCCATCATGTCCGGGGTGCTGGCCCCCGGCCAGCGGTTGCCCACCACACAGGAACTGGCATCGCGCTACCAGGTGACCGGGCAGACCGTGCAGCGCACCCTGAAGGTCCTCAAAGAGGAGGGGTTCATCGTCGGCCGGGCCGGGGTCGGAGTGTATGTGCGGGACGAGACACCTCTGACTCTTCAGCCTGCCTCCTACTTCCCTCCGGCCGGTGAGCAGCAGCCCTACCGGTGGATCAGTGAGGCGGAGCGCCGCTCCCAGCGAGGCTCCACACGCCTGGTCACCGTGGGTGAGGCCGTTCCTCCGCCCGAGGTGGCTCGGGAGTTGGGAATCGAGGCGGGGCAGCGTGCGGCACTGCGCCACCAGGTGCTGCTTCTGGACGACGAACCCGCCGAACTGGTGTGGAACTACTTTCCGATGGAGATCGCGCGCGGCACCCCCCTGCTGGAGAGGAAGAAGATCCGCGGCGGCTCCCCGCGCCTCCTCGCCGACCTGGGGTATCCGGCGCGCGAACACGTCGACCGGGTGTCTGCCCGCTTGGCCACCACCGAGGAGTTCGAGGCACTGGAACTGCCCGACGACGTCCCCGTGTTGCGTACTCTGCGCACTGTCTACACCGACCGGGCCCGCCCCGTCGAGGTGTCCATCCTCATCAAGGGCGCCCACCGGTACGAACTGCTGTACCGGGACGTCATCGGGTAA